A part of Helicobacter himalayensis genomic DNA contains:
- the rpsC gene encoding 30S ribosomal protein S3: MGQKVNPIGLRLGINKNWSSRWFPSTQVTPSNILEDYKIRKFLKSEMYYAGVSDIIIERAAHKVRVTVIASKPGLIIGKKGVDIDKHKESLRKLVQKDVSINIKEAKRPQTNAQLAAENVATQLEKRVAFRRAMKKVMQTALKNGAKGIKVKVSGRLAGAEMARTEWYMEGRVPLHTLRAKIDYGFAEAMTTYGIIGVKVWIFKGEVLQKGIAQEREARDIRERGERESRENKSEERSERTRSRRGRQ; this comes from the coding sequence ATGGGTCAAAAAGTTAATCCAATAGGTCTAAGATTAGGAATAAACAAAAATTGGTCTTCGCGTTGGTTTCCTTCCACGCAGGTAACACCTTCTAATATTTTGGAAGATTACAAGATTCGCAAATTCTTAAAAAGTGAGATGTATTATGCAGGTGTGAGTGATATTATCATTGAGCGTGCAGCTCACAAAGTGCGTGTAACCGTGATTGCATCAAAACCCGGACTTATCATTGGTAAAAAGGGTGTGGATATTGATAAACACAAGGAATCTCTTAGGAAACTCGTGCAAAAAGATGTTTCAATCAATATCAAAGAAGCAAAGCGTCCGCAAACAAATGCACAGCTTGCAGCAGAAAATGTTGCTACACAGCTTGAAAAGCGTGTGGCTTTTCGCCGTGCGATGAAAAAAGTTATGCAAACAGCGCTTAAAAATGGCGCAAAAGGTATTAAAGTGAAAGTTTCTGGACGCTTGGCTGGTGCTGAAATGGCAAGAACAGAATGGTATATGGAAGGGCGCGTGCCGCTTCATACGTTGCGCGCGAAAATCGACTATGGTTTTGCAGAGGCAATGACAACTTATGGAATCATTGGCGTGAAAGTGTGGATTTTCAAAGGTGAGGTTTTGCAAAAAGGTATCGCACAGGAGCGTGAAGCTAGAGATATTAGAGAGAGAGGCGAGCGCGAGAGCAGAGAAAATAAAAGCGAAGAAAGAAGTGAGCGCACTAGATCAAGAAGAGGGAGGCAATAA
- the rplP gene encoding 50S ribosomal protein L16: MLMPKKTKYRKQMKGRNRGKSFRGASLAFGDIGIKALEHGRIDSRQIESARIAMTRHIKRAGKVWIRVFPDKPLTAKPLEVRMGKGKGGVEKWVMNIKPGRVIYEMIGIEENLAREALALAQSKLPFKTKIIMSESENEIY; this comes from the coding sequence ATGTTGATGCCAAAAAAGACAAAATACAGAAAACAAATGAAAGGGCGCAATCGCGGGAAGTCTTTCCGCGGTGCGAGTTTGGCTTTTGGTGATATTGGGATTAAAGCCTTAGAACACGGACGCATAGATTCTCGACAAATAGAATCTGCGCGTATCGCGATGACTCGCCATATCAAAAGGGCAGGTAAAGTGTGGATTCGTGTATTCCCCGACAAGCCTTTGACGGCGAAGCCTTTGGAAGTGAGAATGGGTAAGGGTAAAGGTGGCGTTGAAAAATGGGTGATGAATATTAAGCCCGGTCGTGTAATTTATGAAATGATAGGGATTGAGGAGAATCTAGCGCGTGAGGCGTTGGCTTTGGCGCAGAGCAAACTCCCATTTAAAACAAAAATCATAATGAGCGAGAGTGAAAATGAAATTTACTGA
- the rpmC gene encoding 50S ribosomal protein L29 yields MKFTELKDKDIAELQKLLKEKKSLLFETRLKLKTMQLTNSSELRVVRKDIARINTALNAKKDTK; encoded by the coding sequence ATGAAATTTACTGAGTTAAAAGATAAGGACATTGCCGAGTTGCAAAAGTTGCTCAAAGAGAAAAAGTCGTTGCTATTTGAAACTAGGCTTAAGCTTAAGACAATGCAACTAACGAATTCTAGCGAATTGCGTGTAGTGCGTAAAGACATCGCTAGAATTAATACTGCCTTAAATGCTAAAAAGGATACAAAATGA
- the rpsQ gene encoding 30S ribosomal protein S17, producing MSEKQAHKRVIQGRIVSKAGDKSVVMLVERKVVHPKYHKIVKRFKKYTIHDEQNTTKVGDVISAIECKPISKRKAFTLKEIITKGVEL from the coding sequence ATGAGTGAAAAACAAGCACATAAAAGAGTAATTCAAGGTCGTATCGTAAGCAAGGCTGGGGATAAGAGCGTTGTGATGTTGGTTGAGCGTAAGGTGGTGCATCCAAAATACCACAAGATTGTAAAGCGCTTTAAAAAATACACGATCCACGATGAGCAAAATACCACAAAAGTGGGAGATGTGATAAGTGCTATCGAGTGCAAGCCAATATCAAAACGCAAAGCTTTTACCCTGAAAGAAATTATTACTAAAGGAGTGGAGCTATGA
- the rplN gene encoding 50S ribosomal protein L14, producing MIQSFTRLSVADNSGAKELMCIKVLGGSHRRYARVGDVIVASVKKAIPNGKVKKGQVVKAVIVRTKKEIHRENGSLVRFDENAAVILDAKREPIGTRIFGPVSREVRYANFMKIVSLAPEVL from the coding sequence ATGATACAGAGTTTTACAAGATTGAGCGTAGCTGATAATAGTGGTGCTAAAGAACTTATGTGTATTAAGGTACTTGGCGGTAGCCACAGACGCTATGCGCGCGTGGGCGATGTGATTGTAGCATCTGTCAAAAAGGCTATCCCAAATGGAAAAGTAAAAAAAGGTCAGGTTGTAAAGGCTGTCATCGTGCGCACGAAAAAAGAGATTCATAGAGAAAATGGCTCGCTTGTGCGCTTTGATGAAAATGCAGCTGTTATACTTGACGCGAAGAGAGAGCCGATAGGCACGAGGATTTTTGGTCCTGTAAGTAGAGAAGTGCGATACGCGAACTTTATGAAAATTGTATCGTTAGCTCCGGAGGTGTTATAG
- the rplX gene encoding 50S ribosomal protein L24, producing the protein MVIKYKIKKGDMVKVIAGDDKGKSGKVLQVLPKKGQVVVEGLKLAKKAIKPSDKDPKGGFITKEMPMSISNVAKVEGDK; encoded by the coding sequence ATAGTGATAAAGTATAAAATCAAAAAAGGCGATATGGTTAAGGTTATTGCCGGTGATGATAAAGGCAAGAGTGGCAAGGTGTTGCAAGTGCTTCCTAAAAAAGGGCAAGTAGTTGTGGAAGGCTTAAAGCTTGCAAAAAAAGCAATCAAGCCAAGTGATAAAGATCCCAAAGGTGGCTTTATTACAAAAGAAATGCCGATGAGTATTTCTAATGTAGCAAAAGTAGAGGGAGATAAGTAA
- the rplE gene encoding 50S ribosomal protein L5, whose amino-acid sequence MFALRKKYKEEIFENLKKDLGVSNAMLVPKLEKIVISVGAGDYAKDAKVMQNIADTISLIAGQRAIITKAKKSVAGFKMREGMPMGVKVTLRGNMMYNFLEKLIVIALPRVKDFRGIKRNGFDGRGNYSFGLNEQLMFPEVVYDDIMVTHGMNITIVTSTNSDKEAFRLLELFGMPFAKGR is encoded by the coding sequence ATGTTTGCGCTAAGAAAAAAATACAAAGAGGAAATTTTTGAGAATCTCAAAAAAGATTTGGGTGTTAGTAACGCAATGCTTGTGCCAAAATTAGAAAAAATCGTTATTAGTGTGGGTGCTGGCGATTATGCAAAAGACGCAAAGGTTATGCAAAATATCGCTGATACTATTTCGCTTATTGCAGGGCAAAGAGCTATCATCACAAAGGCAAAAAAATCTGTCGCGGGATTCAAAATGCGCGAGGGAATGCCTATGGGTGTGAAAGTTACACTTCGTGGAAATATGATGTATAACTTTTTGGAAAAACTCATTGTTATTGCTTTGCCTAGGGTGAAAGACTTCCGCGGGATTAAGCGCAATGGCTTTGATGGGCGCGGTAATTATAGCTTTGGACTAAATGAACAGCTTATGTTCCCAGAAGTCGTATATGATGACATTATGGTAACTCATGGTATGAATATTACGATTGTAACTTCAACTAATAGCGACAAAGAGGCATTCAGATTGCTTGAGCTTTTTGGTATGCCTTTTGCAAAAGGAAGATAA
- a CDS encoding type Z 30S ribosomal protein S14: MAKKSMIAKAKRKAKFSARAYTRCQVCGRPHSVYRDFGLCRVCLRKMGNEGLIPGLRKASW; the protein is encoded by the coding sequence ATGGCAAAAAAATCAATGATAGCAAAGGCTAAAAGAAAAGCGAAATTTAGCGCAAGGGCATACACAAGATGTCAAGTGTGTGGCAGACCACATTCTGTATATAGAGATTTTGGACTTTGTCGCGTATGCCTTAGAAAAATGGGCAATGAAGGGCTAATCCCCGGACTTAGAAAAGCAAGCTGGTAA
- the rpsH gene encoding 30S ribosomal protein S8, with protein MVNDIIADSLTRIRNASMRRLDSTTLYYAKIVVSILEVFKAKGFVKDYQVIDKDGKQSINVQLEYDEQGKSVISEIKRISTPGRRVYKGHNELKRFKNGYGTIVVSTSKGVIANDEAYKANVGGEALCSIW; from the coding sequence ATGGTGAATGATATTATCGCAGATTCTCTAACTAGAATCCGCAATGCTTCAATGAGACGCTTAGATTCCACAACTTTGTATTATGCAAAAATCGTGGTTTCAATCTTAGAAGTCTTTAAGGCTAAAGGTTTTGTAAAAGATTATCAAGTGATTGATAAAGACGGCAAGCAGTCTATTAATGTGCAGCTTGAGTATGATGAGCAAGGAAAGAGTGTTATTAGCGAGATTAAGCGTATTAGCACACCCGGAAGGCGCGTGTATAAGGGGCATAACGAGCTAAAACGCTTTAAGAATGGCTACGGCACAATCGTAGTTAGCACAAGCAAAGGTGTGATTGCAAACGATGAGGCATACAAGGCTAATGTCGGTGGCGAAGCACTTTGCAGTATTTGGTAG
- the rplF gene encoding 50S ribosomal protein L6: protein MSRVGKRPIAIPKGVEVSLQGGKLTFKGAKSQQELETFGRVGIEIKDNSICFAKSDDTPQSRAYWGTYRALANNIVVGLSEGFVKNLEINGVGYKANINGKNLELSLGFSHPVVYPIPQGIEMSVEKNIITIKGSNKQQVGQIAAEIRKFRPPEPYKGKGIKYSDEVIIRKAGKTSKK from the coding sequence ATGTCAAGAGTTGGAAAAAGACCTATTGCTATTCCAAAAGGCGTAGAAGTAAGCTTGCAAGGAGGCAAACTCACTTTCAAAGGTGCAAAATCTCAACAAGAGCTAGAAACTTTTGGGCGTGTGGGTATTGAGATAAAAGACAATAGTATTTGCTTTGCAAAAAGCGATGATACACCACAATCTCGCGCATATTGGGGTACATATCGTGCGCTGGCAAACAACATTGTTGTCGGCTTAAGCGAAGGATTTGTAAAAAATCTCGAGATTAATGGCGTGGGTTACAAAGCAAATATAAATGGTAAGAATCTCGAGCTTTCGCTTGGATTTTCTCACCCTGTAGTGTATCCAATCCCTCAAGGCATTGAAATGAGCGTAGAAAAAAATATCATCACTATCAAGGGAAGCAATAAGCAACAAGTGGGGCAAATCGCTGCTGAAATTAGAAAATTTAGACCACCAGAGCCATACAAAGGCAAGGGTATCAAATACAGCGATGAAGTCATTATCCGCAAAGCCGGAAAAACTTCTAAAAAATAA
- the rplR gene encoding 50S ribosomal protein L18: MRENIQERKKLLRAKRKLRTRGKVYGSRIYGSAEMPRVSVFRSNRYFYAQAINDTESNTLAASDGKQLGVGNNKEDVKKIAKDFALKLQKLGISKAVFDRNGYLYHGVVATFAETLRENGIVL, encoded by the coding sequence ATGAGAGAAAACATACAAGAGAGAAAAAAACTTTTGCGCGCAAAGCGCAAGCTACGAACGCGTGGTAAAGTGTATGGAAGCAGAATCTATGGCAGCGCGGAAATGCCTAGAGTGAGTGTATTTCGCTCAAATCGCTATTTTTACGCACAAGCTATCAACGATACAGAATCTAATACTCTTGCCGCAAGTGATGGCAAGCAATTAGGCGTTGGAAACAACAAGGAAGATGTGAAAAAAATCGCCAAAGATTTTGCGCTCAAATTGCAAAAGCTCGGCATTTCTAAAGCAGTGTTTGACAGAAATGGCTATTTGTATCATGGTGTTGTTGCGACATTTGCAGAAACTTTACGAGAAAACGGCATTGTGCTGTAA
- the rpsE gene encoding 30S ribosomal protein S5, with the protein MEINREEFSEVVVNIGRVTKVVKGGRRFRFNALVVVGNKNGLIGFGLGKAKEVPDAIKKAIDDAFKNIIKVNVKGTTIAHDIECKYNASKILLKPASEGTGVIAGGSARSVVELAGIKDILTKSLGSNNPYNIVRATVDALSKIKA; encoded by the coding sequence ATGGAAATTAATAGAGAAGAATTTAGCGAAGTTGTTGTAAATATTGGTAGGGTTACAAAGGTTGTCAAAGGCGGGCGCCGTTTTAGGTTTAATGCCCTTGTGGTAGTTGGAAATAAAAATGGGCTTATTGGTTTTGGCTTGGGCAAGGCAAAAGAAGTGCCAGATGCGATTAAAAAAGCAATTGATGATGCATTTAAAAACATTATCAAAGTTAATGTAAAAGGCACGACAATCGCACATGATATTGAATGCAAATATAATGCAAGCAAAATCTTGTTAAAACCAGCAAGCGAGGGGACAGGAGTTATCGCTGGTGGTTCAGCAAGATCAGTTGTCGAGCTTGCAGGGATTAAGGATATTTTGACAAAATCTCTTGGCTCAAACAATCCTTATAATATCGTGCGCGCGACCGTTGATGCCCTTTCAAAGATTAAAGCGTAA
- the rplO gene encoding 50S ribosomal protein L15, which yields MALEKIKPAQGSVKDIKRVGRGQGSGMGKTSTRGGKGQTARTGYKAKRGFEGGQQPLQRRLPKVGFTSKVAKPYVINTDKAKVLDSLQEITMESLREHFSIPLYIGKVKLIGTKAKSLTSRIKDEAIKTSGSAQ from the coding sequence ATGGCGTTAGAGAAAATTAAGCCAGCACAAGGTAGCGTAAAAGACATCAAAAGAGTAGGGCGCGGTCAAGGTAGTGGTATGGGTAAAACCTCTACTCGCGGTGGTAAGGGGCAAACAGCGCGCACAGGCTATAAAGCAAAAAGAGGATTTGAAGGCGGACAGCAGCCATTACAGCGCCGTTTGCCAAAAGTGGGTTTTACTTCTAAGGTTGCAAAGCCTTATGTTATCAATACAGATAAAGCTAAGGTATTAGATTCTCTACAAGAAATCACTATGGAATCTTTACGAGAACATTTCAGTATTCCTTTGTATATTGGCAAGGTGAAACTTATTGGCACAAAAGCAAAAAGCTTAACCTCTAGGATTAAAGATGAAGCAATCAAAACTAGTGGAAGCGCTCAATGA
- the secY gene encoding preprotein translocase subunit SecY — translation MNRAIVSKILITLAFLFAYRILAHITTPGVDVEVIKSIVNQYSDGVLGLFNMFSGSAVERFSIISLGIMPYITASIIMELLSATFPGLAKMKKERDGMQKYMQIIRYATIVITIIQAVSVSIGLGSVQDGGKGAVVIDLPTFVCVAVVSMLAGTMLLMWIGEQITQRGVGNGISLIIFAGIVSGIPSVIGNVFDLVSTDQISILVFLGLFVVVILTVLAIIIVELSERRVQISYARKVIMQNQNKRIMNYIPIKINLSGVIPPIFASAILVFPSTLLQASSNEVVRAIADVLSPHGYVFNALMFLLVIFFAYFYSSIAFNAKDIADNLKRQGGFIPGMRPGENTASFLNGVASNLTFWGSLYLALVTTLPWIIIKLTGLQQFAFGGTAALIVVQVAIDTMRKIEAQVYMNKYKTLSAVGL, via the coding sequence ATGAATAGAGCTATTGTAAGTAAGATTCTTATCACTCTTGCTTTTTTATTTGCATATAGAATCTTAGCTCATATCACCACGCCTGGTGTTGATGTTGAGGTTATTAAAAGCATCGTCAATCAATATTCCGATGGCGTGCTTGGCTTGTTTAATATGTTTAGTGGAAGCGCAGTTGAGCGTTTTAGTATTATTTCACTTGGCATTATGCCCTATATTACAGCTTCTATTATTATGGAATTACTCTCTGCGACTTTTCCCGGACTTGCAAAGATGAAAAAAGAGCGCGATGGTATGCAAAAATATATGCAAATTATCCGCTATGCAACTATTGTTATTACGATTATTCAAGCAGTCAGCGTGAGTATCGGACTTGGTAGCGTGCAAGATGGTGGAAAAGGCGCGGTGGTGATTGATTTGCCTACTTTTGTGTGTGTGGCGGTTGTTTCGATGCTTGCAGGCACAATGTTGCTTATGTGGATAGGTGAGCAAATCACGCAAAGAGGCGTAGGAAATGGCATCAGTCTTATTATTTTTGCGGGTATTGTTTCTGGGATTCCATCAGTGATTGGTAATGTATTTGATTTGGTAAGTACAGATCAAATTAGCATTCTTGTGTTCCTTGGACTTTTTGTGGTGGTAATTCTCACCGTGCTAGCTATTATTATTGTCGAGCTTAGCGAGCGCCGTGTGCAGATTTCTTATGCGCGTAAGGTGATTATGCAAAATCAAAATAAACGCATTATGAATTACATTCCGATTAAAATCAACCTTAGCGGGGTGATTCCACCCATTTTTGCTTCCGCGATTTTGGTGTTTCCTTCTACGCTTTTGCAAGCCTCTTCAAATGAAGTGGTGCGCGCGATTGCAGATGTGCTAAGCCCGCATGGATATGTGTTTAATGCACTTATGTTTTTACTTGTGATTTTCTTTGCATATTTTTACTCATCAATTGCTTTTAATGCAAAAGACATTGCGGATAATCTCAAGCGACAAGGTGGCTTTATCCCCGGAATGCGTCCGGGCGAAAATACCGCAAGTTTTCTTAATGGCGTAGCGAGCAATCTTACTTTTTGGGGTTCGCTATATCTTGCGCTTGTGACGACTTTGCCTTGGATTATCATCAAACTCACAGGCTTGCAACAATTTGCTTTTGGTGGGACAGCCGCGCTTATCGTGGTGCAAGTGGCGATTGATACAATGCGTAAAATTGAGGCGCAAGTTTATATGAATAAATACAAAACGCTTAGCGCGGTGGGATTATAG
- the map gene encoding type I methionyl aminopeptidase: MAISIRNPKEIQALRLPNKIVAQTLALAQKSAKEGMSLLELDSLIEDSIRSLGARPAFKGLYGFPNAACISVNEVIIHGIPTDYKLKSGDIVGVDIGTEYNGWYGDGAVTFGIGAIGKQDEKLIACSKNALETAISTIKSNMHFKELSKVLEDSILQAGFVPLRGFCGHGIGRAPHEEPEIPNYLESSNPKQGSKIRDGMVFCIEPMICQKSGEPKILNDKWSVVSVDGLNGSHYEHTIAVINGRAEILTEV, from the coding sequence ATGGCGATTAGTATTAGAAACCCCAAAGAAATACAAGCTTTGCGCTTGCCAAATAAAATAGTCGCGCAGACTTTAGCTTTAGCACAAAAAAGCGCAAAAGAGGGTATGAGCCTTTTGGAGCTAGATTCTCTTATTGAAGATTCTATCCGTTCGCTTGGCGCGCGCCCTGCATTTAAGGGGTTGTATGGATTCCCAAATGCGGCGTGCATTTCAGTAAATGAGGTTATAATCCACGGAATCCCAACGGACTACAAGCTTAAAAGCGGGGATATTGTAGGCGTAGATATTGGCACAGAGTACAATGGCTGGTATGGCGATGGTGCGGTGACTTTTGGTATAGGGGCGATTGGTAAGCAAGATGAAAAGCTTATTGCTTGCTCTAAAAATGCGCTTGAAACAGCCATTAGCACCATAAAAAGCAATATGCATTTCAAAGAGCTTAGTAAGGTGCTTGAAGATTCGATTTTGCAAGCGGGATTTGTCCCTTTAAGAGGCTTTTGCGGACACGGCATAGGGCGCGCACCGCACGAGGAGCCAGAGATTCCTAATTATTTAGAATCTTCAAATCCCAAGCAGGGTTCTAAAATCCGCGATGGTATGGTGTTTTGCATTGAGCCTATGATTTGCCAAAAAAGTGGCGAACCTAAGATTCTCAATGATAAATGGTCAGTGGTTTCAGTAGATGGGCTTAATGGAAGTCATTATGAGCACACTATCGCAGTGATTAATGGGCGAGCAGAGATACTAACGGAGGTGTAA
- the infA gene encoding translation initiation factor IF-1: protein MAKDDVIEVDGKVIETLPNATFRVQLENGHIVLCRIAGKMRMNYIKILLGDKVRIELTPYSLDKGRIIYRNK from the coding sequence ATGGCAAAAGATGATGTGATAGAAGTTGATGGGAAGGTGATTGAGACATTGCCGAATGCGACTTTTCGCGTGCAGCTTGAAAATGGGCATATTGTGCTTTGCAGGATTGCAGGGAAAATGCGTATGAATTATATTAAAATCTTGCTCGGCGATAAGGTAAGAATTGAGCTCACACCTTATAGCCTTGATAAAGGACGCATTATTTATCGCAACAAATAG
- the rpmJ gene encoding 50S ribosomal protein L36 — translation MKVRPSVKKMCDKCKIIKRKGVVRVICSTPKHKQRQG, via the coding sequence ATGAAAGTGAGACCTTCGGTCAAGAAAATGTGCGATAAATGTAAAATCATTAAACGCAAAGGCGTGGTGAGAGTGATTTGCTCAACCCCAAAACACAAACAAAGACAAGGATAG
- the rpsM gene encoding 30S ribosomal protein S13 has product MARIAGVDLPKKKRVEYALTYIYGIGLKSSRDILKSVNISFDKRVNDLSEDEVSSIAKKIQESYMVEGDLRKKVTMDIKALMDLGSYRGLRHRKGLPVRGQTTKNNARTRKGKKKTVGSK; this is encoded by the coding sequence ATGGCGAGAATTGCTGGTGTAGATTTGCCAAAAAAGAAAAGAGTAGAGTATGCGCTCACCTATATTTATGGGATTGGGCTTAAGAGTTCAAGAGACATACTTAAATCTGTAAATATCTCTTTTGATAAGCGAGTTAATGATCTCAGCGAGGATGAAGTTTCTTCAATTGCAAAGAAGATCCAAGAAAGTTATATGGTCGAGGGAGACTTGCGCAAGAAAGTAACGATGGATATTAAGGCGTTGATGGATTTAGGAAGTTATCGTGGTTTGCGCCATAGGAAGGGCTTACCCGTCCGCGGTCAGACGACTAAGAATAACGCCCGCACGCGCAAGGGCAAGAAAAAAACGGTCGGAAGTAAGTAA
- the rpsK gene encoding 30S ribosomal protein S11, with translation MAKRNVTKKRVVKKNIARGIVCISASFNNTNVTVTDEAGNVICWATAGGLGFKGSKKSTPYAAQQAVESALMKAKEHGVKEVGIKVQGPGSGRETAVKSVGAIEGIKVLWLKDTTPLPHNGCRPPKRRRV, from the coding sequence ATGGCAAAACGCAATGTAACAAAAAAACGAGTTGTAAAAAAGAATATTGCTAGAGGCATCGTGTGTATTTCTGCTTCGTTCAACAACACAAATGTAACGGTAACTGATGAAGCTGGAAATGTAATCTGCTGGGCGACAGCGGGCGGATTAGGATTTAAAGGAAGTAAAAAATCCACTCCTTATGCAGCACAGCAAGCTGTTGAATCTGCTTTGATGAAAGCAAAAGAGCACGGTGTCAAGGAAGTTGGAATCAAGGTTCAGGGTCCAGGCAGTGGGCGTGAAACAGCGGTTAAAAGCGTTGGTGCGATTGAGGGAATCAAGGTTTTATGGTTAAAAGATACAACACCATTACCTCATAATGGTTGCAGACCACCAAAAAGAAGAAGAGTGTAA
- the rpsD gene encoding 30S ribosomal protein S4 → MARYRGPVEKLERRFGVSLALKGERRLVGKSALDKRPYGPGQHGQRRGKVSEYGLQLAEKQKAKAMYGTSEKQFRTLFKEANRLEGNTGENLIRLIESRLDNVVYRMGFASTRRFARQLVTHGHILVDGKRVDIPSYSVRAGQKIEVREKSKKNPQILRALELTAQTGIVPWVDIDKDKIFGIFTRFPQREEVVIPIEERLIVELYSK, encoded by the coding sequence ATGGCAAGATATAGAGGACCTGTTGAAAAATTAGAAAGACGCTTTGGCGTATCCTTGGCATTAAAAGGTGAGCGCCGATTAGTTGGTAAAAGCGCACTTGATAAGCGCCCCTATGGACCCGGACAACACGGACAAAGACGCGGAAAAGTTTCAGAATATGGCTTGCAGCTTGCAGAAAAGCAAAAAGCAAAAGCAATGTATGGCACAAGCGAAAAGCAATTCCGCACGCTTTTTAAAGAGGCAAACAGACTAGAAGGCAACACAGGAGAAAACCTTATCCGCCTTATAGAATCTCGCCTTGATAATGTCGTTTATCGTATGGGATTTGCAAGCACAAGACGCTTTGCACGCCAGCTTGTGACACATGGGCATATTTTAGTCGATGGCAAGAGGGTGGATATTCCTTCGTATTCTGTGCGTGCAGGGCAAAAAATCGAAGTGCGTGAAAAAAGCAAAAAGAATCCGCAAATTTTACGCGCGCTTGAGCTTACAGCGCAAACCGGAATTGTGCCTTGGGTAGATATTGATAAGGACAAGATATTTGGAATTTTCACGAGATTTCCACAAAGAGAAGAGGTGGTTATTCCGATTGAAGAAAGGCTCATTGTTGAGTTGTATTCTAAATAA
- a CDS encoding DNA-directed RNA polymerase subunit alpha: MKVIKTEPYIPENIDVLEVGPNRITIAVSPFESGYAITFAHPLRRLLLSSSVGYAAVALKIDGVSHEFDSIRGIIEDVAQFITNLKNIRFNIKDKANDSSVELSYSFKGPMVLSGKDLTNETSDIVNPDIYLATINENFSLDFSLIVKKGIGYVPSETIRGETAEGYIPLDAYFTPVKKVVYEISNVLLEDNPNFEKLVFDIETDGQIKPIDAFRDAIAVMYKQMSVFGVDLNEVSAPNHSNDDSGELKVLFTPLDSLNLSARCFNCLDRAGLKFIGELVAPAMQENDIKNIKNMGKKSYDEIAEKLQELGYPIGSELSDEVSALFNRRLAKLKA, translated from the coding sequence ATGAAAGTAATTAAAACAGAGCCTTATATTCCCGAGAATATCGATGTGCTCGAGGTAGGTCCTAATCGTATTACAATTGCAGTTTCACCTTTTGAATCTGGATATGCAATCACTTTTGCGCATCCTTTGCGTCGCTTATTGCTTTCAAGCTCTGTGGGCTATGCGGCTGTTGCATTGAAAATTGATGGTGTGAGTCATGAGTTTGATTCTATTCGCGGTATCATTGAAGATGTGGCGCAGTTTATTACAAACCTTAAAAACATTCGCTTCAATATAAAAGACAAGGCAAATGATTCAAGCGTGGAGCTTAGCTATTCTTTCAAAGGTCCTATGGTGCTTAGTGGCAAGGATTTGACAAATGAGACAAGCGATATCGTGAATCCTGATATATATCTTGCAACGATTAATGAGAACTTTAGCCTTGATTTTTCACTTATTGTGAAAAAAGGTATCGGCTATGTGCCAAGCGAGACAATTAGAGGTGAAACAGCGGAAGGTTATATTCCACTAGATGCGTATTTCACACCTGTAAAAAAAGTGGTGTATGAGATTAGCAATGTGCTTTTGGAAGATAATCCAAACTTTGAAAAGCTCGTATTTGATATTGAAACTGATGGGCAAATTAAGCCAATTGACGCGTTTAGAGATGCGATTGCAGTAATGTATAAGCAAATGAGTGTTTTTGGCGTGGATTTGAATGAGGTTTCCGCGCCAAATCATAGCAATGATGATAGTGGCGAGCTTAAAGTGCTTTTCACACCGCTAGATTCTCTAAATTTGAGTGCGCGTTGCTTTAATTGTCTTGATAGAGCGGGACTAAAATTTATCGGTGAGTTGGTAGCGCCTGCTATGCAGGAAAATGATATTAAAAACATTAAGAATATGGGTAAAAAATCTTATGATGAGATTGCCGAAAAACTCCAAGAGTTAGGCTACCCTATTGGCAGTGAGCTAAGCGATGAAGTGAGCGCACTTTTTAATCGCAGACTGGCTAAACTTAAAGCATAA